The genomic stretch ttcaggacattactgtatttttagtGTGCATCAACTTTataactttttgaaatattgagcaaagtATGCCTCATGGGAAacaaatgagaaagtcttcaaattgcaaaattttaagcagattagcaacaagactttaaatatattcatgcttttatcttttattgtaaaataaaaaaaattggagtttagctaatattttggcaaaaaagtgacaactgtttttgctaacctatatgtttgtttgtttgttatgcTAAAAAGacaattagctattttttagctggatgtcagctttagcattttcacctatgagcttcagcttttcagctatcaatttcagcatcttcagcggtcaaattcatcttacaacattcacactagcatttttgcagataatactttatatcttttatgttacaaagttacgattttaaagtttttaaaatgtagttttagagtgttgaataaatgtttatcctgtttggcccgtgacctagggtgttttggattttggtcccttgtgcgattgagtttagaCACCCTTGATTTAGTGGCTTGCATGACTTTAAATCTTCCACCTCTTCTATCCAACAGGGAGCAGCAGCGTCTGCCATGACTGAAGATGGATCCTGTTAATGGATGTGCAACTCGATACAGTTCTCACAGCAGGAGACACCATATCACCAAACATGACGGCTCAGGGAAGATCTCGCGTGACTCAGACAAACTCAGTTGTAAGGAGCAAGAGTGCATTCTGGGAGATGCAGCAGTTCACAGAAAATCCTCATGGCTGAAGGATTCGAGCAGCCAGACCTGTTCGGGGTCAGAGGACAACTGCGCGGACCAGCATAAAACCCTGACAGAGACTCTGACTCTGGCTGACTCCCACTCTGTGGACGACTCGCTGGAGAACCACAGACTTCACGGGGTGGGGATGATGTACCTCAAGGAGTTTGTTTTAATAGATGACGACGAAGACGGGGACATGTCGCTCAGGGAGAAAACTGTGACAGATTTGTCAGCTACAGATGGCAAAGCTGCAGAGTTGGTGTGTGGGAGGCTGCTGTCCACCTCCAGCGGCTCGCTGTCGGAGTGTAAAGACGAATCCTCGGCTCGAGAAGCTCTACAACTTAAGGAGGAAGAACCTGTCCACCGAGACAAACACTGCTGTTTCTGCATCCTCCTGTGACCCAGCAGGAGGAGCATTTCTAGAACCTGAATAACACCTGAGGTGCTGCtgattaaaaaatctttaacatgctgtaacttttcaaccgttaacataatatttttagcagattttggaggagaaaagctttgatgttaaagagttaagttTGTAGGTCCTCTAGAAGTTTCCCTCAAGAAATTCTCTGAGCTCTTGTAAAGCtaaatttaagagtttttctGTATTCACTTTTGATTAAATAGTTGGACCTGAAATATGTTCTAACGTAAATATATTTCAACAAAAGCTTCTGAGATGTATTACAGTGGAATACACAGATTTACTCAGCCAgaaaggccaagtgggccccatttgggttaaagtgggcagagaatgtaGGTCCCGAAGTGGGAACTTGGTGGGTTAGCTAGCCAGCTGTCCGatggacagcagagctcgctaaaGCGGAGCTagctacaacagagctcgctagctcactacgaCAGAACTTGCTAtagcggaactcgctagctcgatacactAGAGCTTggtagctcactacagcagagcttgctatcTCGATGCAATAGacctcgctagctcaatacagcaaagCAAGCTACAGGGGTACTTGCTActtcactacagcggagctcactacagcagagcttgctagctctatatagcagagtttgctagctcgctacagcagagtttgctagctcgctacagcagagtttgctagctcactacagcagagcttgctagctcgctacagcagagcttgctagctcgctacagcagagcttgctagctcactacagcagagcttgctagctcactacagcagagtttgctagctcactacagcagagtttgctagctcactacagcagagcttgctagctcgctacagcgtaGGTTACAAGTTTGATGCAACAGAGGTCGCAAGcttaatacagcagagctcgctagctcaatacactggagcttgctagctcgctacagcagagcttactACAGCAGCGCTTGCTTGCTAGGtacagcagaactcgctagctcaCCACTGCGGAGCGCATTaacttgatacagcagagctcgctagctcgatatcACGGaactcgctacagcagagctggcTACCTCGCTACAGCGGACCTAACTGGCTTGCCACAGCCAaactcgctagctcactagcttgatacagcggagatCACTACAGTGGTactcgctagcttgctatagTGGAGCACGCTGCAGCGGAACTCCCAAGCATCCTACGCCGTCCACTgggaggctggctagcatagcgagctaaccctTTGAGTCCTTACacaagccaatgtgggcaaacacaggtggaacCACCACGGAAATTGCGGACGAACACATTTGGGGCCACAGTTTCTGCCcgtttttaaaccatttgggcccacttagccttgctggctggaTAGGTAACACTGTTGAAAATGTAGGTATCCATTGGATGTTTAATTTATGTTCACATCATgcttgaaaactttttttttttttttttgctaataaacaccatctgttcattttaaaataatgtaatgtgTTATTGAGgtgactgaagaaaaaaatgaaataaaaacagattttgtcttttgttatactattttgatatttagcATAAAAGGTATTTGTCAGGCCCTAATTCCACTCTTGAAAAGATGAGTTTGTTCTGTGATCTTTATCATAGATAAACTTCCACTGAGAaaaacagaatgtaaaaaagaattaaagaaatCATATATTAAGAGGATTTATTTGAAtagagaagcagaaaaaagtacTTGGTCAATAGCTACATTTTTAGCTCAACGCTTTGTAATCTAACTCTTGCTAACAATCACAGATAAAATATCTGTGATGAAAGAATCAAAAGGGGGTCACATGAAGGGTCTGAATGTGTTCAAATAAACTCACctggaaaatgttaaatacatgagaaaaacattttaggttttgCTGCATTATATTGAAGTGGTCCTAATAAATCATACAATTTTACATATATGTACAGCAGTNNNNNNNNNNNNNNNNNNNNNNNNNNNNNNNNNNNNNNNNNNNNNNNNNNNNNNNNNNNNNNNNNNNNNNNNNNNNNNNNNNNNNATCAAAAGGGGGTCACATGAAGGGTCTGAATGTGTTCAAATAAACTTACCTGGAAAATGTTTaatacatgagaaaaacattttagattttgctGCATTATATTGAAGTGGTCCTAATAAATCatacaattttatatatatgtacagtagcagaatttatttcaagtaaataTTTCCCCACCAGtcaattatgtttaaaataagaAGTTGGAGTTACCAAGAGTCACCATAAACAATGTTAGgcgcattgtttgtttttctagcaaaatactccaaaataaagatacaaaaatgatttaaactgtatttgtcGTCCTACAAAGCAAACTTTGAAGGTAATGTGCTAAGACTGATGTTGCTTGCACATATTTACGTGCAACCGCTTaaaagctgatggaaattcatgtttgtgACAAGTGATAGGTGCAGGCAAGACATAGATTTCTGCAATGTTTCTCATATTTTATGTGAATCCAAAGCTATTCACAGTATTTAATGAGGTCTCATTAGCTGTCACGCAGCTAGAGAGCAGCTGCAAATGTGGCTGcgatcgggaaccatttggtgcaTTAACCTGAACCGTAACCAATCATCACCTTAGCTTTTCCTCCAGGTCCgtgaaactaagaaaaaaaggtaataacTGGCTGCatctatttagaaaattacgtgggaataccgttgtcacttttcatttgggctaatgctaactagcatgaaagacacgtctgactatcgctgtctttatctttatgacccgttagttgtgtttcaattACTCCTCAGtagaatgtttttaaatgttttaaaggtaattttcagtgtcaggtagaatcaATCTGAGACGTGATTCTCTTTCCTAAAACATCTCAAAACAGGCGAGGTTACCGTTAGCACGCTGCTACCACTCCATGAAGAAGGCGGAggctcatcatcatcagctgagagtacgatTAGTGGTCttaaagtcacttcaaagtttgtttacacattaaaggttctgttgaacaggttttaaatgttcgtTTCATCTGAAGAAGTTATATGATCATACAGTAGATAGCGTTTTTTTTAGCACTGGGTGTTCCATGTTTAGGaaggcaaactttgcctttttggataTCACACATTATAACTGACAAACTAGCATACAAtgtcagaaataatgaaaattagaATAGGAATAGTAGATTTGTTAAGTCCAAGCATATAGTTAGCCACAACCAGAAGCAAATAAGCGGTCTAATTCAAAACtggaaatacgtcacacagctctgTGCATAGAGtccgttcacgcatttctgagtaatcctttaaaaacctgcactatcagcagcagctcctcccatacccacaaaaacgagcgggtcctcacaacCTGATGCAACAatgtgagaaccgccccctccaggaagagtctgctctgccaacTCCACCCCCAGTCAAACATCAACACTCAATTTCTTCacggagctagcggtgatcagcaaacaAATTTCATTTTACATGCAGAATATACCATAtatcacctgtcaaagtcaaggcccgggggccggatccgactTGCCGGGTAATTATGTCCGGCCTtccagatatttttattttattgctattaacgGCTCGGCGTTAACTTGCactttaagatttttaggctgctttggagcttagctaatatttcagctacatgctagctgttttggctaactaattttgttatgctaatttggaatttagctaacattttagttggctatcagcttcagcattttcagctatcagcttcggtgtttttagctaacactttcagcatcttcagctatcagcactagcatcttcagcggtcaacttcagcttgcagcattcacactaccgtattttccggactataagtcgcgttttttttcatagattgaatgtccctgcgacttatactccagtgcgacttatatatgaatttttaatgagatgagatatggaccgtaagtctagagtgccctcttatggtgatctatgcaattactttatttactttagttattcagacgtgacacagaggacaaagaatttaacggatttagtgatatggagtgagattgtgtgcaattaattacagtaaagatacaaagttgatgagttcttgaggctatagttaaataaaactgttatgttatataaatgctacaccttttcgtttttttcatgatgctaatatgtgaatatgtgttgacacatattcagcctgttttctattcacttatgaatgttataacttaccttccaggatgatgcaatatcgtttttttcaaccagtttgtaaaataaattacttgaaaaaaatgcgacttatacttcagtgcgacttatatatggttttttcttcttcattatgcattttttggcccctgcgacttatactccggtgcgacttatagtccgaaaaatacggtagtattatcgcaggtaatgttatatatctagttcataattatgttaaaaagttacagttttaaagttgtaaaattttagttttagagtgttcaataaacatttatcctgttcggtccgtgacctaatgtgtgttttagatAGCTGAAAGTATGCGGAAGtacacaagtttcaaagtgcacaaagtttttgaagaatttgagcaatttctcattcatttcctgtgggtCATATTAtgctcaatattaaaaaaaaacagtagcagTGATGTCTTGAacaagctgaatattttgattcCAAGATTGCTTAAATTGCTGAAagagtgattgagtttttacctgCTGAAAAACGTATGGAAAGGATCAGGAGAATCATGATTGTGTGAACGCTGTAAACACTATCTTGGTATTTTCATTTCAACTATaaatttatattcatgtttaaaatgaattaattaatttacaaaaaaacagtgtgtaGTGAGAAAGCAAAACTCAATAATCAAGATTTTTGCCttcaaactttcctttttctgtgCTTATAATTCATTCTGGACAGTACAACCAAGAGTTTCAGGAATGTGGAGGTTTCCAGTTAGTTTGGTGCAATGTAAACACAGAGAACCAAACAGAGATAAGGCATTTTGTGAAACATTGTGAAATATAAAGACAAATGCATAAGAATGAAAGCCATGAAGAGCGTTTCTAACCAACTGTAGATCTGATGGAGGCCTCCATCAACGCACATGGTTCACACATTTCATGGGTTCGGGGGGGGGGCTAAAGCTGGTGTGAGACACTATCTctggggtttgagtgacagtgAGACCCAAGTTGGGACCCTGCTGGACCAACAGATACGAGCTCACCAGACTTATCTCCCCCTCCCACAGCTCATCGACCGACCCCCCCGACGCCCACCATAGACCTTGCAGCGACCCGAGGAAGGATGTCAGTGTCACTTCAGTAAAATGCCACTAGTTTATTTGTGGAGTTTAGTTTATTTGGAGAGTTATCGTTGCACACATGACACCAAAGTGTTTGTGTCAGTCAATTAAAATGAAGATGACTGCAAGTGCAGCAAACTCCCACAAGACTTTATCTGCCAAACACACGAGGACAACTCaaccaaaaagccaaaacaatccaaacttttgatggaaaaaaaattcattcCAAGTTCTTATCTACACATGTCTGTAgtattttgggttgttttgGGCTAATG from Oryzias melastigma strain HK-1 linkage group LG9, ASM292280v2, whole genome shotgun sequence encodes the following:
- the si:ch211-12e13.12 gene encoding paralemmin-2, giving the protein MDPVNGCATRYSSHSRRHHITKHDGSGKISRDSDKLSCKEQECILGDAAVHRKSSWLKDSSSQTCSGSEDNCADQHKTLTETLTLADSHSVDDSLENHRLHGVGMMYLKEFVLIDDDEDGDMSLREKTVTDLSATDGKAAELVCGRLLSTSSGSLSECKDESSAREALQLKEEEPVHRDKHCCFCILL